In the Solanum pennellii chromosome 5, SPENNV200 genome, one interval contains:
- the LOC107020643 gene encoding BTB/POZ domain-containing protein At1g67900 isoform X2 — protein sequence MTEDVEKGNLIYKLEVFFNSCILSGWKDSIVTLQTTKSFPLWSEDLVITSRCIEAIASKVLANPNLSRRGPRDDISCVESDSRRHNKVSSKVWWAEDLAELSIDLYWRSMIAIKSGGKVAAAVIGDALRVYASRWLPNISKYANVEKQIVHDPSESDSIGKHRLLLESIISLLPAEKGAVSCSFLLKLVKATNLLKGSCSSKMELARRVGLQLEDASVNDLLIPCVSHTCDTIYDVDIVITILQQFLLQVQSPPTSPVTRKGDFERRRSRSAENIDLEFEESRRSSSASHSSKLKVAKLVDGYLQEIASDTSLPLSKFLSIAEAIPEFARVDHDDLYKAIDIYLKGHPGLNKSERKRLCRILDCKKLSMDICMHAAQNELLPLRVVVQVLFFEQARSAMSGGHVTELPSNIKALLANHHQTANTSASFNKAKMTPLNDQWSNASAIKSPKSSNLSTLKMKLAEDDDLHEIAKSSRIKALCLLPNRPKKMLSKLWSNK from the exons ATGACAGAGGATGTAGAGAAAGGAAACTTGATTTACAAACTTGAAGTGTTTTTCAATTCTTGTATACTTTCAGGTTGGAAAGACTCCATTGTGACATTACAAACTACAAAGTCTTTCCCTTTATGGTCTGAGGATTTGGTAATTACAAGCAGATGTATTGAAGCTATTGCTTCGAAAGTTTTAGCTAATCCGAACCTATCGAGAAGAGGCCCGAGGGATGATATTTCTTGCGTTGAATCCGATAGCAGAAGGCATAATAAAGTTTCGTCTAAAGTTTGGTGGGCTGAAGATTTAGCTGAATTGAGCATAGACCTATACTGGAGAAGTATGATAGCTATCAAATCTGGTGGTAAAGTAGCTGCAGCTGTTATCGGTGATGCATTGAGAGTTTACGCCTCAAGATGGTTAccaaacatttcaaaatatGCAAATGTTGAGAAACAGATAGTACATGATCCATCCGAATCGGATTCCATTGGTAAACATAGGCTACTTTTGGAGTCAATAATCAGCTTGTTACCAGCTGAGAAAGGGGCTGTTTCGTGTAGTTTCTTGTTGAAACTAGTTAAAGCAACTAACCTATTGAAGGGTTCTTGTTCATCTAAAATGGAATTAGCAAGAAGAGTTGGACTTCAATTAGAAGATGCTAGTGTTAACGATCTGTTAATACCTTGTGTTTCACACACATGTGACACAATTTATGATGTGGATATAGTTATTACCATATTACAACAGTTCCTGTTGCAGGTTCAAAGTCCTCCAACAAGTCCAGTAACAAGGAAAGGGGATTTTGAGAGGAGAAGGTCTCGATCCGCGGAGAATATTGACCTTGAGTTTGAAGAAAGTAGAAGATCATCCTCAGCATCACATAGCTCAAAACTCAAGGTAGCTAAGCTTGTCGATGGATACCTTCAAGAAATCGCTAGTGACACAAGTTTACCCCTCTCAAAATTCCTATCGATAGCTGAAGCAATCCCAGAATTTGCTAGGGTTGACCATGATGATCTTTACAAAGCCATTGACATCTATCTCAAG GGTCATCCAGGGCTAAACAAGAGCGAAAGAAAGCGTTTGTGCAGGATATTAGACTGCAAGAAACTATCCATGGATATTTGTATGCATGCTGCTCAAAATGAATTACTTCCATTAAGGGTAGTTGTTCAAGTTCTTTTTTTCGAGCAAGCTAGAAGCGCCATGTCTGGTGGTCATGTAACAGAGTTGCCTAGTAACATCAAAGCACTACTAGCAAACCATCATCAAACAGCCaacacttcagcatcttttaaCAAGGCCAAAATGACACCACTTAATGACCAATGGAGTAATGCATCAGCCATAAAATCGCCAAAGTCCTCGAATCTTTCAACTCTCAAAATGAAGCTAGCTGAGGATGATGATTTACATGAAATTGCAAAATCTTCAAGAATTAAAGCTTTATGTCTTCTTCCAAATAGACCAAAAAAAATGTTGAGTAAGTTATGGTCAAACAAGTGA
- the LOC107020643 gene encoding BTB/POZ domain-containing protein At1g67900 isoform X1 encodes MKFMKLGSRPDTFITTEAVRSVNSEVISDLIVQVKGSRYLLHKFPLLSKCSRLQRLCSEIPETSQHQIVQLPDFPGGIEAFEICAKFCYGITITLSAYNIVAARCAAEYLQMTEDVEKGNLIYKLEVFFNSCILSGWKDSIVTLQTTKSFPLWSEDLVITSRCIEAIASKVLANPNLSRRGPRDDISCVESDSRRHNKVSSKVWWAEDLAELSIDLYWRSMIAIKSGGKVAAAVIGDALRVYASRWLPNISKYANVEKQIVHDPSESDSIGKHRLLLESIISLLPAEKGAVSCSFLLKLVKATNLLKGSCSSKMELARRVGLQLEDASVNDLLIPCVSHTCDTIYDVDIVITILQQFLLQVQSPPTSPVTRKGDFERRRSRSAENIDLEFEESRRSSSASHSSKLKVAKLVDGYLQEIASDTSLPLSKFLSIAEAIPEFARVDHDDLYKAIDIYLKGHPGLNKSERKRLCRILDCKKLSMDICMHAAQNELLPLRVVVQVLFFEQARSAMSGGHVTELPSNIKALLANHHQTANTSASFNKAKMTPLNDQWSNASAIKSPKSSNLSTLKMKLAEDDDLHEIAKSSRIKALCLLPNRPKKMLSKLWSNK; translated from the exons atgaagtttaTGAAACTTGGATCTAGGCCTGACACTTTCATTACTACTGAGGCTGTAAg GTCTGTTAATTCTGAAGTTATTAGTGATCTTATAGTTCAAGTAAAGGGTAGTAGATATTTGCTTCACAAG TTTCCCCTGCTGTCAAAGTGTTCAAGGCTACAGAGGCTATGTTCTGAAATTCCAGAAACTTCACAGCATCAAATTGTGCAGTTACCAGATTTTCCAGGTGGAATTGAGGCATTTGAGATATGTGCAAAGTTCTGTTATGGAATTACCATCACTCTAAGCGCTTACAACATTGTCGCGGCTCGTTGTGCTGCAGAGTATTTGCAGATGACAGAGGATGTAGAGAAAGGAAACTTGATTTACAAACTTGAAGTGTTTTTCAATTCTTGTATACTTTCAGGTTGGAAAGACTCCATTGTGACATTACAAACTACAAAGTCTTTCCCTTTATGGTCTGAGGATTTGGTAATTACAAGCAGATGTATTGAAGCTATTGCTTCGAAAGTTTTAGCTAATCCGAACCTATCGAGAAGAGGCCCGAGGGATGATATTTCTTGCGTTGAATCCGATAGCAGAAGGCATAATAAAGTTTCGTCTAAAGTTTGGTGGGCTGAAGATTTAGCTGAATTGAGCATAGACCTATACTGGAGAAGTATGATAGCTATCAAATCTGGTGGTAAAGTAGCTGCAGCTGTTATCGGTGATGCATTGAGAGTTTACGCCTCAAGATGGTTAccaaacatttcaaaatatGCAAATGTTGAGAAACAGATAGTACATGATCCATCCGAATCGGATTCCATTGGTAAACATAGGCTACTTTTGGAGTCAATAATCAGCTTGTTACCAGCTGAGAAAGGGGCTGTTTCGTGTAGTTTCTTGTTGAAACTAGTTAAAGCAACTAACCTATTGAAGGGTTCTTGTTCATCTAAAATGGAATTAGCAAGAAGAGTTGGACTTCAATTAGAAGATGCTAGTGTTAACGATCTGTTAATACCTTGTGTTTCACACACATGTGACACAATTTATGATGTGGATATAGTTATTACCATATTACAACAGTTCCTGTTGCAGGTTCAAAGTCCTCCAACAAGTCCAGTAACAAGGAAAGGGGATTTTGAGAGGAGAAGGTCTCGATCCGCGGAGAATATTGACCTTGAGTTTGAAGAAAGTAGAAGATCATCCTCAGCATCACATAGCTCAAAACTCAAGGTAGCTAAGCTTGTCGATGGATACCTTCAAGAAATCGCTAGTGACACAAGTTTACCCCTCTCAAAATTCCTATCGATAGCTGAAGCAATCCCAGAATTTGCTAGGGTTGACCATGATGATCTTTACAAAGCCATTGACATCTATCTCAAG GGTCATCCAGGGCTAAACAAGAGCGAAAGAAAGCGTTTGTGCAGGATATTAGACTGCAAGAAACTATCCATGGATATTTGTATGCATGCTGCTCAAAATGAATTACTTCCATTAAGGGTAGTTGTTCAAGTTCTTTTTTTCGAGCAAGCTAGAAGCGCCATGTCTGGTGGTCATGTAACAGAGTTGCCTAGTAACATCAAAGCACTACTAGCAAACCATCATCAAACAGCCaacacttcagcatcttttaaCAAGGCCAAAATGACACCACTTAATGACCAATGGAGTAATGCATCAGCCATAAAATCGCCAAAGTCCTCGAATCTTTCAACTCTCAAAATGAAGCTAGCTGAGGATGATGATTTACATGAAATTGCAAAATCTTCAAGAATTAAAGCTTTATGTCTTCTTCCAAATAGACCAAAAAAAATGTTGAGTAAGTTATGGTCAAACAAGTGA